A single genomic interval of Chitinophaga sp. 180180018-3 harbors:
- a CDS encoding nucleoside-diphosphate sugar epimerase/dehydratase: MNFDADAIAAFPLRKIALLTGTVTLLLSLLLHTYRGIVRFTSLADIGRIAALNIFACGIYLSVSYSHLLDEDQMLFPVSVILINFFISSFLLLSYRLMVKWTFKYYNNFRAVSNARAAIYYNGHSSLILRKAIADAPGSDVRIVAFMAATNAHAGKSLEGLPIYAYRKGELYKMARQAKISLLLIPQEHLDARHLNELVEECMTLNIRVQKIIPVSQWTDGSNNNSSSSSIQLKDIHIEDLLERSVIDIKNMQLSKELRGKSILVTGAAGSIGSEIVRQLLRYNPSAIILCDKAESPLHELELEIADKSGAVQVIPFIGNVCDRVRMQQLFEIYAPAIVYHAAAYKHVPMMEKNPSIAVMNNVLGTKIVAELAVENGAEKFVMVSTDKAVNPTNVMGASKRIAEIFSQSYNNHLNEQFQKLGPVYGTPPTRFITTRFGNVLGSNGSVIPRFKQQLEKGGPLTVTHPEITRYFMTIPEACQLVLEAGTMGQGGEIFVFDMGKPMKIADLARKMIRMAGKEPGKDIQIVYTGLRPGEKLYEELLNNAENTMPTYHEKIMIAKVRACNFSEVNEQVDQLIESARKHYLTPTVARMKQLVPEFISKNSAYEELDKDKMII; this comes from the coding sequence TTGAATTTTGATGCTGACGCTATTGCAGCTTTCCCATTAAGGAAAATTGCGCTGCTGACAGGAACAGTAACGTTATTACTATCACTGTTATTGCATACTTATCGCGGAATTGTCCGCTTTACCAGCCTGGCCGACATTGGCCGGATCGCTGCTCTCAATATCTTCGCCTGCGGTATCTATCTGTCTGTCAGCTACAGCCACCTGCTGGATGAAGATCAGATGCTGTTTCCCGTATCTGTTATCCTCATTAACTTTTTCATCAGTTCTTTTTTACTACTGTCGTACCGGCTCATGGTAAAATGGACCTTTAAGTATTATAATAATTTTCGCGCTGTAAGTAATGCACGTGCTGCCATCTATTATAACGGCCATTCCAGCCTGATTCTGCGTAAAGCCATCGCTGATGCACCGGGGTCTGATGTACGTATTGTCGCTTTCATGGCTGCTACCAATGCCCATGCCGGTAAATCACTGGAAGGACTGCCCATCTACGCTTACCGCAAAGGGGAACTGTATAAAATGGCGCGCCAGGCGAAGATTTCCCTGCTGCTCATTCCGCAGGAACATCTGGACGCACGCCATCTCAATGAACTGGTAGAAGAATGCATGACCTTAAATATTCGCGTACAAAAAATTATTCCCGTGAGCCAGTGGACTGATGGTAGCAACAACAACAGCAGCAGTAGCAGCATTCAGCTGAAAGATATCCATATTGAAGACCTGCTGGAAAGGTCTGTGATCGATATCAAAAATATGCAGCTCAGTAAAGAACTGAGAGGGAAAAGCATACTGGTAACCGGCGCCGCCGGTTCTATCGGTAGCGAAATAGTACGGCAGCTGCTCAGGTACAACCCTTCTGCCATCATTTTGTGTGATAAAGCGGAATCTCCGTTGCATGAGCTGGAATTGGAGATCGCTGATAAATCAGGTGCTGTACAGGTAATTCCGTTTATCGGCAATGTATGCGACCGGGTACGTATGCAACAGCTTTTTGAAATCTACGCACCTGCTATCGTATATCATGCTGCGGCTTACAAACATGTGCCAATGATGGAAAAAAATCCTTCCATCGCTGTAATGAACAATGTGCTGGGTACTAAGATAGTGGCTGAACTGGCGGTGGAAAACGGGGCTGAAAAATTTGTAATGGTATCGACCGACAAAGCAGTTAACCCGACGAACGTCATGGGTGCTTCCAAACGTATTGCAGAAATCTTCTCCCAATCATATAATAACCATTTAAATGAACAGTTCCAGAAGCTGGGCCCCGTGTATGGTACACCACCAACACGTTTTATCACTACCCGCTTCGGTAATGTACTTGGCTCTAACGGCTCTGTAATTCCACGTTTTAAACAGCAGCTCGAAAAAGGTGGCCCGCTGACGGTCACTCATCCTGAAATTACCCGCTATTTCATGACCATTCCTGAGGCATGCCAGCTCGTACTGGAAGCCGGCACAATGGGACAAGGCGGTGAGATCTTTGTGTTCGACATGGGAAAACCCATGAAGATCGCGGATCTGGCCCGCAAAATGATCCGTATGGCCGGAAAGGAACCTGGTAAAGACATTCAGATCGTTTACACTGGTCTGCGCCCGGGCGAAAAACTGTATGAAGAACTGCTGAACAACGCGGAAAACACCATGCCTACCTATCACGAAAAAATCATGATCGCGAAGGTACGCGCATGCAATTTTAGTGAAGTGAATGAACAGGTAGACCAGCTGATTGAATCGGCCAGGAAACACTACCTGACACCCACTGTAGCCCGGATGAAGCAACTCGTAC
- a CDS encoding helix-turn-helix domain-containing protein → MPQPDSSNTIFHLAADFVNHTHRHIFLTGKAGTGKTTFLKYIKEHTRKNTVVVAPTGVAAINAGGVTMHSFFQLPFGPFIPGTKRGFGMDEISTTDKHSLFRNIRFTADKKVLLQEMELLIIDEVSMVRCDMLDAIDTILRHFRNKPLLPFGGVQVLFIGDLYQLPPVVPDAEWQMLSEYYSSTFFFSAKVMEQAPPLYIELKKIYRQNEQVFIDILNRIRNNEVLHDDLVLLNEHYQPNFKGEDGEYIVLTTHNRKADEINARRLADMPGKVYRFEGKIDGDFSDKALPTELLLQLKVGAQVMFLKNDLAQPRRYYNGKLATVKEIDEEEIVLVLAGSHEELKLGKETWRNIRYSYNAEENSIEEEEIGSFTQFPIRLAWAITIHKSQGLTFERAIIDAGYAFAAGQVYVALSRCTSLDGMVLHSRIGHGSIKTDPLVIDFAEKENEANELVVLLEMEKKKFQATSLLQQFDWYRMQAMARSHAVWIQDKKLPDFDAAIKLSRTLSARIEQQQEVAARFVLQLQQLLDVAVQTSEMDQLQERVNKAIGYFAQSIHDDLILPLQSHIAEIKKAKSKKYLLQLMALEGDCWSKLRHIWEVSYADLVFTTGLKDYITQRDKENESGAPPIKEKPVKGKVERGSSRRGTLELYLKGQTIPEIAAARQLAVSTIESHLAQCVEAGEMDIERFVPEKTMRLILKHIGELGATAAGPIKERVGDAASFAEIRAVQWYLKKKQEEKIMND, encoded by the coding sequence ATGCCCCAACCAGATAGTTCAAATACCATCTTTCACCTGGCGGCAGATTTCGTAAACCATACACACCGCCATATTTTCCTGACCGGTAAAGCCGGTACAGGGAAAACCACATTCCTGAAATACATCAAAGAACATACGCGTAAAAACACGGTCGTGGTAGCGCCTACCGGCGTAGCTGCTATCAACGCCGGTGGGGTTACCATGCATTCTTTCTTTCAGCTGCCTTTTGGCCCGTTCATACCGGGCACCAAAAGAGGCTTTGGTATGGATGAGATCAGCACCACGGATAAGCACAGCCTTTTCCGGAATATCCGTTTCACAGCCGATAAAAAAGTGCTCCTGCAGGAAATGGAACTGCTCATCATTGATGAGGTGAGCATGGTCCGCTGCGATATGCTCGATGCTATTGACACCATTCTCCGTCACTTCCGCAATAAACCATTATTGCCCTTTGGCGGTGTACAGGTGCTGTTTATCGGCGATCTGTATCAGTTACCTCCGGTGGTGCCGGATGCAGAATGGCAGATGTTGTCGGAATACTATAGCAGCACGTTCTTCTTCTCCGCTAAGGTGATGGAACAGGCGCCGCCACTGTATATTGAGCTGAAGAAAATCTACCGGCAAAATGAACAGGTGTTCATCGATATCCTCAACAGGATCCGTAATAACGAAGTACTGCACGACGACCTGGTACTCCTCAATGAACATTACCAGCCCAATTTTAAAGGGGAAGACGGAGAATACATCGTACTCACTACGCACAACCGGAAGGCAGATGAAATCAATGCACGCCGGCTGGCTGATATGCCCGGAAAGGTATACCGCTTCGAAGGAAAGATAGATGGTGACTTCAGCGATAAAGCCCTGCCTACTGAATTATTATTGCAGTTGAAGGTAGGGGCGCAGGTGATGTTCCTGAAAAACGACCTGGCACAACCCCGTCGTTATTATAACGGGAAACTAGCCACCGTAAAGGAGATAGATGAAGAAGAAATAGTACTGGTACTGGCAGGCTCTCATGAAGAGCTGAAGCTGGGCAAGGAAACCTGGCGTAATATCCGCTATTCCTACAATGCAGAGGAAAACAGCATTGAGGAAGAAGAGATAGGCAGCTTTACACAATTCCCGATAAGGCTTGCCTGGGCTATTACCATTCATAAAAGTCAGGGCCTCACCTTCGAAAGAGCTATTATTGACGCGGGCTATGCCTTTGCAGCCGGACAGGTATACGTGGCGCTGAGCCGTTGTACCTCACTCGATGGCATGGTGCTGCATTCCCGCATAGGCCACGGTTCTATTAAAACAGATCCGCTGGTGATTGATTTCGCCGAAAAGGAGAATGAGGCAAATGAGCTGGTAGTGTTGCTGGAAATGGAAAAGAAGAAGTTTCAGGCTACTTCGTTGCTGCAGCAGTTCGACTGGTACCGTATGCAGGCCATGGCCAGGAGTCATGCCGTATGGATTCAGGACAAAAAGCTGCCCGACTTTGATGCAGCCATTAAACTGAGCCGGACCCTCTCTGCCAGGATCGAACAGCAGCAGGAAGTTGCCGCCCGGTTTGTGCTGCAGCTGCAACAACTGCTCGATGTGGCCGTGCAAACCAGTGAAATGGACCAGCTGCAGGAAAGAGTGAACAAGGCGATCGGCTATTTTGCGCAAAGTATTCACGATGACCTGATCCTTCCTTTACAATCGCATATAGCAGAGATAAAGAAGGCAAAGTCAAAGAAATATCTGCTGCAGCTGATGGCCCTGGAAGGCGATTGCTGGAGTAAACTGCGTCATATCTGGGAGGTCAGCTATGCCGACCTGGTATTTACCACCGGGCTGAAAGATTATATCACGCAGCGTGACAAGGAAAATGAATCCGGCGCTCCGCCAATAAAGGAAAAGCCCGTCAAGGGAAAAGTGGAAAGAGGATCAAGCCGCCGGGGTACGCTGGAGCTATACCTGAAAGGGCAAACCATTCCTGAAATAGCTGCTGCCCGCCAACTGGCGGTTAGCACCATCGAAAGCCACCTCGCACAGTGCGTGGAAGCCGGCGAAATGGATATAGAGCGCTTCGTGCCCGAAAAGACCATGCGCCTGATCCTGAAACATATCGGAGAGCTGGGGGCCACCGCCGCCGGCCCGATCAAGGAAAGGGTAGGTGATGCAGCCAGCTTTGCAGAGATCCGTGCGGTACAGTGGTACCTGAAGAAGAAGCAGGAAGAGAAGATAATGAATGATTGA
- a CDS encoding MFS transporter translates to MKHPDTWRIKAILTGSAGNLVEWYDWYIYATFSLYFAPVFFPKGNYTAQLLNTAAIFAVGFLMRPIGGWMFGQIADKQGRKASMTLSVLLMSLGSMLIAFTPGYERIGLAAPAMLLVARLLQGLSVGGEYGTSATYLSEVATPELRGFYSSFQYVTLIGGQLIALGVQLLLQQVFLTSAQLHTWGWRIPFVIGAALAFFALYLRRHMQESTSFEKIKAEKEKGSLKRLFSQHPRAVLTVVGLTMGGTLAFYTYTTYMQKFLVNTVHMTIERATTLTFFLMLIFAIMQPVFGWISDIYGRKPLLIGFGVLGTLLTVPILTAVSGTSSEWVAFWLILAALMIVSGYTSINAVVKAEMFPAEVRALGVGFPYALTVALFGGTAEPIALYFKKIGVESYYYWYVTFCIFISLLVYATSRDTKKTSLLDKDA, encoded by the coding sequence ATGAAACATCCTGATACCTGGCGAATAAAAGCAATATTGACCGGATCTGCAGGCAACCTGGTAGAGTGGTACGACTGGTATATTTACGCGACTTTTTCTCTGTATTTCGCGCCTGTCTTCTTTCCCAAGGGGAATTACACGGCGCAGCTGCTGAATACAGCGGCCATTTTTGCGGTGGGTTTCCTGATGCGCCCCATAGGAGGCTGGATGTTTGGGCAGATAGCAGACAAGCAGGGCAGGAAGGCGTCGATGACATTATCCGTGCTGCTGATGTCGCTGGGATCGATGCTGATTGCCTTTACGCCGGGCTATGAGCGAATAGGCCTGGCAGCACCGGCGATGTTGCTGGTAGCGAGGTTGTTGCAGGGGTTGAGCGTAGGCGGGGAATATGGCACCTCTGCCACATATCTGAGTGAGGTGGCTACGCCGGAGTTGAGGGGCTTTTACTCGAGTTTCCAGTATGTGACACTTATCGGCGGACAGCTGATAGCGTTGGGCGTACAACTGCTGCTACAGCAGGTTTTCCTGACATCGGCGCAGCTGCATACTTGGGGATGGCGGATTCCTTTTGTAATCGGGGCAGCCCTGGCGTTTTTTGCACTTTACCTGAGAAGACATATGCAGGAGTCCACATCTTTCGAAAAAATAAAAGCAGAAAAAGAAAAAGGTTCCCTGAAACGACTGTTCAGCCAGCATCCCAGGGCAGTGCTAACGGTAGTGGGACTAACCATGGGCGGTACCCTGGCGTTTTACACCTATACCACCTATATGCAGAAATTTCTGGTGAATACGGTGCATATGACCATTGAGCGGGCTACTACCCTCACTTTCTTCCTGATGTTAATATTTGCAATTATGCAACCTGTATTTGGATGGATATCAGATATATACGGGAGAAAACCTTTATTAATAGGTTTTGGCGTGCTGGGCACGCTGCTGACGGTCCCCATTCTTACGGCTGTAAGCGGCACCAGTTCAGAATGGGTGGCTTTCTGGCTGATCCTCGCTGCGCTGATGATCGTCAGCGGGTATACTTCTATCAATGCGGTAGTAAAAGCAGAAATGTTTCCTGCCGAAGTAAGGGCATTGGGAGTAGGTTTCCCTTATGCCCTGACAGTAGCGCTATTCGGAGGAACAGCGGAACCGATCGCGTTATATTTTAAAAAGATCGGGGTAGAATCGTATTACTATTGGTATGTGACCTTTTGCATATTCATTTCGCTGCTGGTATATGCCACTTCCAGAGATACTAAAAAGACGTCTTTGCTGGATAAGGATGCGTGA
- a CDS encoding (Fe-S)-binding protein, with amino-acid sequence MKVGLFIPCYIDQFYPQVGIATLQLLQKLGCDVEYPEGQTCCGQPMANSGYEHLTHQCNSLFIRNFAAYDYIVGPSGSCVLHLKEHLHDEEPAAEEKAAGIRHRIYELTEFLTDILKVETLPARFPHRVGLHQSCHGQRGLMLAQMSELVAAPFSKPEQLLRMVEGVELVPLDRLDECCGFGGTFCVTEEAVSVKMGKDRVADHVKHGAEVITGTDVSCLMHLEGILRRQHAGVKVMHIAEILNQNIHEQANS; translated from the coding sequence GTGAAAGTAGGATTATTTATACCATGTTATATCGACCAGTTTTATCCGCAGGTAGGGATTGCCACCCTGCAGCTACTGCAAAAACTAGGTTGTGATGTAGAATATCCGGAGGGGCAAACCTGTTGTGGCCAGCCAATGGCCAACTCTGGTTACGAACACCTGACCCACCAGTGCAATAGCCTGTTTATCCGGAATTTTGCCGCCTATGATTATATAGTAGGCCCTTCAGGCAGCTGTGTGCTCCATCTCAAAGAGCATCTTCATGATGAAGAGCCGGCAGCCGAAGAAAAAGCAGCGGGGATACGGCACCGTATATACGAATTGACAGAATTTCTAACAGATATATTGAAGGTAGAGACGCTGCCTGCGCGTTTCCCGCACAGGGTAGGGCTGCACCAGAGCTGTCATGGACAGCGCGGGCTAATGCTGGCGCAGATGAGTGAACTGGTGGCCGCACCTTTTTCCAAGCCGGAGCAGCTGCTGCGGATGGTAGAGGGGGTGGAGCTGGTGCCACTCGACCGCTTGGATGAATGCTGCGGTTTCGGCGGAACATTTTGTGTAACCGAAGAAGCCGTATCCGTAAAAATGGGAAAAGATCGTGTAGCCGATCACGTTAAGCACGGCGCCGAGGTCATTACAGGCACCGATGTAAGTTGCCTGATGCACCTGGAAGGCATCCTGCGCAGGCAGCACGCCGGCGTAAAGGTGATGCATATTGCAGAAATCCTCAATCAGAATATCCATGAACAGGCAAACAGCTGA
- a CDS encoding cold shock domain-containing protein, which produces MQTGVVKFFNETKGFGFIKIEGTGQEIFVHVSGIKESISENDRVVFDVEEGRKGPNAVNVRLA; this is translated from the coding sequence ATGCAAACAGGTGTAGTAAAATTTTTTAATGAAACTAAAGGTTTTGGATTCATTAAAATTGAAGGAACCGGACAGGAAATTTTTGTTCATGTATCTGGTATCAAAGAAAGCATCAGCGAAAACGACCGCGTAGTGTTTGACGTGGAAGAAGGCAGAAAGGGCCCGAACGCTGTTAACGTAAGACTGGCATAA
- the rpiA gene encoding ribose-5-phosphate isomerase RpiA, whose amino-acid sequence MLADIGKKAAGERAAGYIKPGMTVGLGTGSTAYYTIMRIGEMVRDSLEIRAVATSAQSEELAREQGIPLIGFEEVQQIDLDIDGADEADAQLQLIKGGGGALLREKIIAAASKEMLVVIDESKFVKTLGKFPLPVEVTTFAWELTVRHLEAMHAQPVLRIRDGNRFVTDNGNYILDCHFQKIHNAAALHTQLNNIPGVVENGLFLHYATKLIIGNNDGGIREITHPYPAKTSF is encoded by the coding sequence ATGCTTGCTGATATCGGTAAAAAAGCCGCTGGCGAAAGAGCGGCAGGATATATTAAACCGGGAATGACCGTTGGTTTGGGCACCGGTAGTACGGCATATTATACCATTATGCGTATAGGCGAGATGGTTAGAGACAGCCTGGAGATCCGCGCAGTGGCTACTTCTGCACAGTCGGAGGAGTTGGCCCGGGAACAGGGAATTCCGCTGATTGGATTTGAAGAAGTACAACAGATAGATCTTGATATTGATGGCGCCGACGAAGCCGACGCACAATTACAACTGATCAAAGGCGGCGGCGGAGCGCTATTGAGGGAAAAGATTATTGCGGCAGCATCAAAGGAGATGCTGGTGGTGATAGATGAGAGCAAGTTTGTGAAAACGCTGGGCAAATTTCCTTTGCCGGTGGAGGTAACCACTTTCGCCTGGGAGCTCACTGTACGTCATCTCGAAGCTATGCACGCACAGCCGGTATTGCGTATCCGGGATGGAAACCGTTTTGTGACCGACAATGGAAATTATATTCTGGATTGTCATTTTCAGAAGATACATAACGCAGCGGCATTGCATACGCAACTGAATAACATACCAGGGGTCGTGGAAAACGGATTATTCCTTCATTATGCCACCAAACTGATCATTGGCAACAATGATGGCGGTATCCGGGAAATCACGCATCCTTATCCAGCAAAGACGTCTTTTTAG
- a CDS encoding lactate utilization protein B, with protein sequence MNRQTADHAALADKFNQDEPRVNWHDETLWWVRAKRDRMAWSIPEWEQLRNTASAIKLNALGNLHDYLVQFEQAALQNGAVVHWAADAAEHNQIVTDILKKHGVTHIVKSKSMLTEECHLNPHLNANGIEVVDTDLGERIVQLAKEPPSHIVLPCIHWKKEEIGALFHEHLGTPAGNADPQFLTAAARQALRKEFLQAKAAITGVNFAVAETGEMVVCTNEGNADMGAHLADVHIACMGIEKIIPERKHLGVFLRLLARSATGQPITTYSSHFRKPREGQELHIVLVDNGRSRQLGREDFRNSLKCIRCGACMNTCPVYRRSGGHSYHTAVAGPIGAILAPNLDMKNYADLPFASTLCGSCSNVCPVKIDIHQQLYKWRQVLVQEGYTKTTKTAGMKVMSSVLSGPRKYKAAGKMGRWVMRAFPGMVNNRMNPWYKQREMPAPPTQSFSEWYKKNKKSS encoded by the coding sequence ATGAACAGGCAAACAGCTGATCACGCCGCACTGGCGGATAAATTCAACCAGGACGAGCCGAGGGTGAACTGGCACGATGAAACACTCTGGTGGGTTCGCGCCAAGCGCGACCGTATGGCATGGAGCATTCCTGAATGGGAACAGCTCCGTAATACTGCCTCTGCCATCAAACTCAATGCCCTCGGGAATTTGCACGACTACCTCGTACAATTCGAACAAGCGGCCTTGCAAAATGGCGCTGTTGTACACTGGGCGGCAGATGCAGCGGAGCATAACCAGATTGTAACGGATATTCTGAAAAAGCATGGCGTTACACATATCGTTAAGAGTAAATCCATGCTCACAGAAGAATGTCACCTGAATCCGCATCTGAATGCTAATGGGATTGAAGTGGTAGATACAGACCTGGGAGAACGCATCGTGCAACTGGCAAAAGAACCACCCAGTCATATTGTATTGCCATGTATTCACTGGAAGAAGGAAGAAATAGGAGCGTTGTTCCACGAACACCTCGGTACTCCTGCCGGTAATGCAGATCCGCAGTTTCTGACAGCAGCAGCCCGCCAGGCCCTGAGAAAGGAATTCCTGCAGGCAAAGGCCGCTATCACTGGAGTGAACTTTGCGGTGGCCGAAACAGGGGAAATGGTGGTATGTACCAACGAAGGAAATGCTGATATGGGCGCTCATCTCGCCGATGTACATATTGCCTGCATGGGTATAGAGAAGATAATTCCCGAAAGAAAGCATCTCGGGGTATTCCTACGCTTGCTGGCACGCAGTGCTACGGGGCAGCCTATCACTACTTATTCCAGTCATTTCCGCAAGCCCCGGGAAGGGCAGGAGCTGCATATTGTACTCGTGGATAACGGGCGTTCCCGCCAGCTGGGCCGGGAAGACTTCCGGAATTCATTGAAATGTATCCGCTGCGGCGCCTGCATGAATACCTGCCCGGTATACCGACGCAGTGGCGGGCATAGCTATCATACAGCCGTAGCCGGTCCGATCGGTGCTATCCTGGCTCCCAACCTGGATATGAAAAACTACGCCGACCTTCCGTTTGCATCTACGCTGTGCGGTTCATGCTCCAATGTATGCCCGGTGAAGATCGATATTCATCAGCAGCTGTATAAATGGCGTCAGGTATTGGTACAGGAAGGATATACCAAAACAACGAAAACAGCCGGCATGAAAGTAATGAGCAGCGTGTTGTCGGGTCCGCGTAAATACAAGGCTGCCGGCAAAATGGGTCGTTGGGTAATGAGAGCCTTTCCCGGTATGGTAAATAACCGGATGAACCCCTGGTACAAACAAAGAGAAATGCCGGCGCCTCCCACGCAGTCATTCTCCGAATGGTATAAGAAAAACAAAAAATCTTCATGA
- a CDS encoding LUD domain-containing protein: MSSRDKILAAIKQNQPEIAPLPSLAGLAGSMPGTLDAYRKVLEALGGQLVEVADEGEIPALLEQQHPGLRRIIYAGASQREWANEDPHLLQDVDIAVVPGQWGIAENGAIWLTEQEMAVRVLPFICQHLAIVLPRHRILPTMHDAYERIGAPETGFGVFIAGPSKTADIEQSLVLGAHGAKSLTVFITGA; this comes from the coding sequence ATGAGCAGCAGGGATAAAATATTAGCAGCAATAAAACAAAACCAACCCGAAATAGCTCCGTTGCCTTCGCTGGCCGGTCTCGCAGGCTCCATGCCTGGTACGCTGGATGCCTATCGGAAAGTGCTGGAGGCGCTGGGTGGTCAATTGGTGGAAGTAGCAGATGAAGGAGAAATACCTGCCTTGCTGGAGCAACAGCATCCCGGTCTCAGGCGTATTATTTATGCAGGTGCCTCCCAACGGGAATGGGCCAACGAAGATCCGCATCTCCTGCAGGACGTGGACATTGCTGTAGTGCCCGGCCAATGGGGGATAGCTGAAAATGGTGCCATATGGCTTACTGAGCAGGAGATGGCGGTGCGCGTATTGCCGTTTATTTGTCAGCACCTGGCTATTGTGCTGCCCAGGCACCGGATCCTGCCCACTATGCACGATGCCTACGAAAGGATCGGCGCTCCTGAAACAGGCTTCGGCGTATTCATTGCGGGCCCATCCAAAACAGCCGATATTGAACAGTCGCTGGTGCTGGGTGCCCACGGCGCCAAAAGCCTCACCGTATTTATCACCGGCGCCTGA